A window of Tursiops truncatus isolate mTurTru1 chromosome 8, mTurTru1.mat.Y, whole genome shotgun sequence contains these coding sequences:
- the CDC42EP2 gene encoding cdc42 effector protein 2, producing MSTKVPIYLKRGSRKGKKEKLRDLLSSDMISPPLGDFRHTIHIGSGGGSDMFGDISFLQGKFHLLPGTAVEEAEEDGGFELPFQFTRTATLCGRELPDGPSPLLKNAISLPVIGGPQALTLPAAQAPPKPPRLHLESPQPSPQPSPQEAGSVDIWRIPEAASTHSGLSPESGAEEPFLSHASSLLSLHVDLGPSILDDVLQIMDQDLGHLQIPT from the coding sequence ATGTCCACCAAGGTGCCCATCTATCTGAAGCGCGGCAGCCGCAAAGGCAAGAAGGAGAAGCTGCGGGACCTGCTGTCCTCAGACATGATCAGCCCACCACTGGGGGACTTCCGTCACACCATTCACATCGGCAGTGGTGGCGGCAGTGACATGTTCGGTGACATCTCCTTCCTGCAAGGCAAGTTCCACCTCCTGCCGGGGACGGCGGTCGAGGAGGCCGAGGAGGATGGTGGCTTTGAGCTGCCCTTCCAGTTCACGCGCACGGCCACCCTGTGCGGGCGGGAGCTCCCCGACGGGCCGTCCCCTCTGCTCAAGAACGCCATCTCCCTCCCCGTCATCGGCGGGCCCCAGGCACTCACCTTGCCTGCCGCCCAGGCCCCACCCAAACCCCCTCGCCTGCACCTGGAGAGCCCTCAGCCTTCCCCACAGCCCTCCCCGCAGGAGGCAGGGAGTGTGGACATCTGGCGGATTCCAGAGGCTGCCTCGACCCACAGTGGGCTGAGCCCCGAGTCTGGGGCTGAGGAGCCCTTCCTGTCCCACGCCAGCTCCCTGCTCTCCCTGCATGTAGACCTGGGGCCTTCCATCCTGGACGACGTTCTCCAGATCATGGACCAGGACCTGGGCCACCTGCAGATCCCCACATAG